A stretch of DNA from Thermococcus sp. Bubb.Bath:
GCTTCACCGTTGCCGAAGGTGAGCTCAATGCCATCTGTATCCTCCTTGGTGAGGAGACTGCGCTCGTAGGCCTCCATAGCCCAGGCTATTGTAACGCCGGCCGAAATGGTGTCAAGTCCGTATTCATCAGCGAGTTTGTTAAGGTAAGCAACGGTCTCAAAGTCGTCCAGTTCAAGGACGCCGCCAAAGGAGTAGAGGGTCTCGTACTCCGGTCCGTCGACCTCGAAGGTACCCCACTTCTCGCTCTCAACGTGAACGTACTGGCTGCACGGCTTGTTGCACATCGGGCATGGCCTCCTGCCGGCCCGGTATCTCGGCGCCCAGAAGTAGGGATCGATTCCAATGTGCTCCCTTCCCTCCTCTTTGGCCTTTTCGTAGGCCTTCTTGAAAAAGCCCATCTGCCAGTTCCTAACAGGGAAGGTGCCGCGCTCACGGTTCATCCAGTCAAGGAACTCACCGCTTCCGTACCCCATGTCAGCCTTAGTGGCCGGGTGATCCTTGAAGATGAACGCCCACTTCTTTATCAGCTCGCGGAGCTTCTCCGGATCGGCAATCGGGACCTTCTTGCTGCCCTTGACGAGTATTCCCTTGAGCTTCTTGCTTCCGAGGACTGCACCGGGGCCACCGCGGGCGGCCTGCCTCTCGTCGGTCTCGATGATCGAGATGAGGCTGAGCTTCTCACCGGCCGGACCGATGAAAGCGGTTGCAAATCTTGGATACTCCTGAGCGGCCTTTGCCCTCGCCTCACCAGTGGTCAGACCCCAGTAGGCATCTGCCGGGACGATTTTGACCTCATCGTCCTCGATGACGAGAAGAACGGGCTCCTCACTCTGGCCCTCGATTATGAGCATGTCATAGCCGGCCCTCTTGAGCTGGACGCCGAGCTCGGCACCGGCCATAGAACGCCCGTATCCGCCGGTTAGCGGGCTCTTGAAGTTGAATGCAGTCTTTGAGCCGGTTCCTATGCCAGTATCAACGAACAGGCCTGGGGTTATTATCATCTTGTTCTCCGGCCCGAGCGGGTCCGCTCCCTTCGGAACCTCGTTGTAGAGAACCCTTGTTCCAAAACCTACACCGCCGAGGTACTTCCTCGGGAACTCCTCGGGGAGGGGCTCTACCTTGGTCTCCTTGGTAGTCAGATTAACCCTTAGAATCCTGCCCCAGTATCCTCCTTTAGCCTCCATATCAGAATCACCTCGAAGGATTTTCGGTTCGAAGAATATAAGCCCTTCGAAAGGGGTTCTGTTTTATGAGAAATCCAATGTTAAGCAAGTGTGTTATCAACCCTGCGTCTATGTACTCTTCGAGTGTTCAATATCCTACATCAGATTAGGGCAGGAGTGAAAGGTATATACCGAAAACTTACGATGATGAGACTTTGAAAAGCTTCGTTAGGAGGGCTTTGCTCTGCAAAGTTTCATCAAAGGTTATGGTTCTTCTCAAAAGTGCTGTTTTTAGGAGGAGATTTCCTTTAGAAGCTTCTTCTCTCATTTTGAATTCCAGTTTTAGTGGGCTTGTTCTCTATGAGTTTGCTTTGTAATAGACGCCCGTAGGGCGTCAAAGTGAGAGAAACTCTTTTTTAGTAGACTGAATTTTGGAATTCATGCCTTTTTAGCCTGTGTATCACGAAAATCATTGTAGAAGGGCAATTTTAAGAAGAACCACGAACTTTGATCAAACTTTTGCTTGGCAAAAGTTTGTTTTCTGGCGGGCCGGGCGGGATTCGAACCCGCGACCTTCGGCTCCGGAGGCCGACGCCCCGTCCTGACTAGGCCACCGGCCCACGACCCGAGGATAGTATGGGTGAGCGTTTAAAAATCTAACCACGACTCAACCTTTTTAAGAACCCTGCACTAGATGGGAAGGGTGAAGGTAATGACGATAGTCGATGTTAGAATACTAGTAGAGGGCGCTAGCGATGTGGAGGTCGTAAGCAAGGCCCTCCAGGGTCTGGCACTGGGGAGTGAGTACAACATCAC
This window harbors:
- a CDS encoding aldehyde ferredoxin oxidoreductase family protein encodes the protein MEAKGGYWGRILRVNLTTKETKVEPLPEEFPRKYLGGVGFGTRVLYNEVPKGADPLGPENKMIITPGLFVDTGIGTGSKTAFNFKSPLTGGYGRSMAGAELGVQLKRAGYDMLIIEGQSEEPVLLVIEDDEVKIVPADAYWGLTTGEARAKAAQEYPRFATAFIGPAGEKLSLISIIETDERQAARGGPGAVLGSKKLKGILVKGSKKVPIADPEKLRELIKKWAFIFKDHPATKADMGYGSGEFLDWMNRERGTFPVRNWQMGFFKKAYEKAKEEGREHIGIDPYFWAPRYRAGRRPCPMCNKPCSQYVHVESEKWGTFEVDGPEYETLYSFGGVLELDDFETVAYLNKLADEYGLDTISAGVTIAWAMEAYERSLLTKEDTDGIELTFGNGEAAVEALRKMALREGNLGKLLADGVKRASERLGKDSWKFAMHVKGMEPPAYDVRGIKGMALAFAVNVRGADHLTSGAYGTELVGKWWKFEDIDRTKGENKGFEIAFHENLMAIYDATGTCKFSRHMYFLEGFPPLVEAVTGMNIGEAELAVIGERIMNIARAFNVREGFSRKDDTLPYRVMWEPIPEGVSKGLHVPPWELDRMLDEYYQARGWSRDGIPTKAKLIALDLPDIAEDIGAGI